A genomic region of Ktedonobacteraceae bacterium contains the following coding sequences:
- a CDS encoding PQQ-binding-like beta-propeller repeat protein, translated as MRWTSKVMGATSGRSSSMPVTQILAIGSLLIMILLAGCSSPWSSSSTFMPTPTPQFAGGEPVLPQLQKLYRDAPLPSAGDIAATNQSWSLAGHDSANTFATTGSPVRGAIRWFFQTPGPVLASPIVAGGLALVNGGDGVLYAIDSSTGNLRWRVPVGDALVAGTPAVAEGVVYVAAQGHGLMALDLRSGTTLWQVDTHLPVRAAPMVVGSLLLVMAGANDLLCLDRATGKEYWEFKSEDVLSNFWPSQGFPAVTIDDGGLAFAALGASTEFNALNLRTGRKVWEQTVDSRMVGSPVYDASLGLVFVATWAGHVYAMDARTGTIKWRFSLPGAGNTGTGFASGPALANDTLFIGDYTGQIIALDTHNGKTRWIYQDHGSVVATPVVRSVSGTTMDVFVTNQNGMLTALDVNNGSLEWHIYLGELRSAPVLVNGMLFAGSVSEHGLFALN; from the coding sequence ATGCGTTGGACTAGCAAGGTAATGGGAGCAACATCGGGGCGAAGCAGTAGTATGCCTGTGACACAGATACTGGCAATTGGGAGCCTGCTGATCATGATACTGCTTGCCGGTTGTTCATCTCCATGGAGTAGCTCATCCACGTTCATGCCCACGCCAACGCCGCAGTTTGCGGGCGGTGAGCCGGTGCTGCCGCAATTGCAAAAACTATATCGCGATGCCCCATTGCCATCTGCTGGCGATATCGCTGCCACAAATCAATCCTGGTCGCTGGCAGGGCACGATTCTGCCAATACCTTTGCCACGACAGGTTCGCCCGTGCGAGGAGCGATACGCTGGTTTTTTCAGACCCCCGGTCCGGTGCTGGCATCACCTATCGTGGCCGGTGGGCTGGCGCTGGTGAATGGTGGAGATGGTGTACTGTATGCTATCGACAGCAGCACCGGAAATCTCAGGTGGCGCGTACCGGTCGGTGACGCGCTGGTTGCCGGTACTCCTGCGGTGGCGGAGGGCGTCGTCTACGTCGCGGCTCAGGGTCATGGATTAATGGCGCTCGATTTGCGATCTGGCACGACACTATGGCAGGTCGATACACATTTACCGGTGCGTGCAGCCCCTATGGTTGTCGGGTCATTGCTTCTGGTAATGGCGGGTGCTAATGATCTGTTGTGCCTGGATCGAGCGACCGGTAAAGAATACTGGGAATTCAAATCAGAAGACGTACTGAGCAACTTCTGGCCCAGCCAGGGGTTTCCCGCGGTTACTATCGATGATGGCGGGCTGGCCTTCGCGGCTCTTGGCGCCTCAACAGAATTCAACGCCTTGAATCTGCGTACGGGTCGCAAAGTGTGGGAGCAAACAGTGGATTCGCGTATGGTTGGTTCGCCCGTTTACGATGCATCGTTGGGACTCGTCTTTGTCGCGACCTGGGCAGGTCATGTCTATGCGATGGATGCTCGCACAGGTACGATCAAATGGCGCTTCAGTCTGCCAGGGGCAGGCAATACCGGAACAGGTTTTGCCTCTGGCCCGGCGCTCGCGAACGATACCCTTTTTATTGGCGACTACACGGGCCAGATCATAGCATTGGATACCCATAATGGTAAAACACGCTGGATATACCAGGATCATGGATCGGTAGTTGCGACTCCGGTTGTACGCTCGGTAAGTGGCACAACAATGGATGTGTTTGTTACTAATCAGAACGGCATGCTCACCGCGCTCGACGTCAATAATGGATCATTGGAATGGCATATCTACCTGGGGGAGTTGCGTTCAGCGCCAGTGCTGGTCAACGGTATGCTTTTTGCCGGTTCTGTCAGCGAGCATGGCCTATTTGCCCTAAATTAA
- a CDS encoding PQQ-binding-like beta-propeller repeat protein, protein MKTKHRITLLGIYCIVLFLVQACGSTAHPQTNIVIATSWLAANLDGNAWPTIGHDAAHTGMYGAQDQKSLPELHGHVVWQQNTGGSIFSAPVLANGTVYIGSTGGDVLALDAATGVVRWKHAIGQFFNDSTPVVVGRVVFVAAESTWMLALDATSGKQLWATDTHEVIKAAPTYASGMVLVNASTTTLALDARTGMVRWRFHESGAGWPTTASPAVQGNLVYVVQGTNPVVYALNLVNGHTVWSYRVGGRLISTPLVTGQDVIAGTYDGHVLSLDKATGLLQWMYDVNTALPRGMPRDGIAGSPAAANGTIFIGTYDGDILAIDAGDGRLLWSRLIDAPVLDVPVVAGGTLYVSGGQALYALNVKHGTVGWRLALGDVRNDLALGSGRLYAGTVQGFVYALD, encoded by the coding sequence TTGAAGACAAAGCACCGCATTACGCTGCTAGGTATCTACTGCATAGTATTATTTCTGGTTCAGGCCTGTGGTTCCACAGCCCATCCCCAGACCAACATTGTAATTGCGACTTCCTGGTTAGCTGCCAACCTGGATGGAAATGCATGGCCAACCATAGGGCATGATGCTGCCCATACGGGTATGTATGGAGCCCAGGACCAGAAAAGTTTACCAGAATTGCATGGACATGTTGTATGGCAGCAGAATACGGGTGGTTCTATCTTCTCGGCACCGGTATTGGCGAATGGAACTGTTTACATCGGCTCGACGGGCGGGGATGTGCTGGCGCTGGATGCCGCAACCGGTGTAGTGCGCTGGAAACATGCCATAGGTCAATTTTTCAATGATTCTACCCCGGTAGTGGTGGGCCGCGTTGTCTTTGTGGCCGCCGAAAGCACGTGGATGCTGGCGCTGGACGCAACAAGTGGCAAGCAACTCTGGGCTACAGACACGCATGAGGTGATTAAGGCGGCTCCAACCTATGCAAGTGGTATGGTACTCGTTAATGCCAGCACAACGACATTGGCATTGGATGCACGAACCGGCATGGTGCGCTGGCGCTTTCATGAATCAGGAGCGGGCTGGCCAACGACGGCATCCCCGGCAGTGCAGGGCAACCTGGTCTATGTGGTTCAGGGGACGAACCCGGTCGTCTATGCTCTGAACCTTGTCAATGGCCACACAGTATGGTCTTATAGGGTTGGCGGACGCCTGATCTCTACGCCGCTTGTGACGGGGCAGGATGTGATAGCAGGCACCTACGATGGTCATGTTCTCTCCCTGGATAAGGCTACCGGCTTGCTTCAATGGATGTATGACGTGAACACTGCTTTGCCGCGCGGTATGCCGAGGGATGGCATTGCCGGATCGCCGGCGGCTGCCAATGGGACTATCTTTATAGGTACATACGATGGCGATATTCTTGCCATCGATGCCGGAGATGGGCGGCTGCTCTGGTCTCGTCTCATCGATGCGCCGGTGCTTGATGTGCCAGTTGTTGCGGGAGGCACGTTATATGTAAGTGGCGGCCAGGCGCTCTATGCGCTTAACGTAAAGCATGGGACTGTGGGATGGCGCCTTGCATTAGGCGATGTGCGTAATGATCTCGCGTTAGGGTCTGGCCGGCTCTATGCAGGTACAGTACAGGGATTTGTTTATGCGTTGGACTAG